A genomic segment from Myxococcota bacterium encodes:
- a CDS encoding NADPH:quinone oxidoreductase family protein, translating to MRAVVCRQFGPPESLVVEDVDDPHAGPGQLVIEMRAASVTYPDVLIIEDKYQFKAKPPFVPGSEVAGVVCEVGEGVEGFAVGDAVVGAGGVTGGFAEKVRASAAGVRRLPAGLDFAQAAGLLYSYGTGWYALRYRGALRAGETLVVLGAAGNVGLAAVELGKVLGARVVAVASSEEKRALCLERGADVAIATDDDLKARIKELTGGAGADVVYDAIGGDYAEPVLRATGWGGRYLVIGFTAGIPRIPLNLTLLKSCQIVGVFFGAMAAREPETAAALQRELMEMVADGRLAPYVSERYPLARAAEALASLRDRRARGKVVLVP from the coding sequence ATGAGAGCCGTCGTCTGCAGACAGTTCGGGCCGCCGGAATCGCTCGTCGTCGAGGACGTCGACGATCCGCACGCGGGGCCCGGCCAGCTCGTGATCGAGATGCGCGCGGCGTCGGTGACCTATCCCGACGTCCTGATCATCGAGGACAAGTACCAGTTCAAGGCGAAGCCGCCGTTCGTGCCCGGGAGCGAGGTGGCCGGCGTCGTGTGCGAGGTCGGCGAGGGCGTCGAGGGCTTCGCCGTCGGCGACGCCGTCGTCGGCGCGGGCGGCGTGACGGGCGGCTTCGCCGAGAAGGTGCGCGCGAGCGCGGCGGGCGTGCGCCGGCTGCCCGCGGGCCTCGACTTCGCGCAGGCCGCGGGCCTCCTCTACTCGTACGGCACGGGCTGGTACGCGCTCCGCTACCGCGGCGCGCTGCGCGCGGGCGAGACGCTCGTCGTGCTCGGCGCCGCGGGCAACGTCGGGCTCGCGGCGGTCGAGCTCGGCAAGGTGCTCGGCGCGCGCGTCGTCGCGGTCGCGTCGAGCGAGGAGAAGCGCGCGCTCTGTCTCGAGCGCGGCGCCGACGTCGCGATCGCGACCGACGACGATCTCAAGGCGCGCATCAAGGAGCTCACCGGCGGCGCGGGCGCCGACGTCGTGTACGACGCGATCGGCGGCGACTACGCCGAGCCCGTGCTGCGCGCGACGGGCTGGGGCGGCCGCTACCTCGTGATCGGCTTCACCGCGGGCATCCCGCGCATCCCGCTCAACCTCACGCTGCTCAAGAGCTGCCAGATCGTCGGTGTCTTCTTCGGCGCGATGGCGGCGCGCGAGCCCGAGACGGCCGCGGCCCTGCAGCGCGAGCTCATGGAGATGGTCGCCGACGGGCGGCTCGCGCCGTACGTGTCCGAGCGCTACCCGCTCGCGCGCGCCGCCGAGGCGCTCGCGTCGCTGCGCGACCGGCGCGCGCGCGGCAAGGTCGTGCTGGTTCCCTGA
- a CDS encoding autotransporter outer membrane beta-barrel domain-containing protein produces MRSIVGVLAAAALLAPAARAQHAPFQAFFATVCAGSPGGSLATRCGETPGGAGDLSGDSELSLNPNQSLAAHDASQARVRQLSQDIEERLAARRADEGASLATPIGFILNGRYTRSERDRSFDGSPLQPEPLQRERGYTANEGSVQVGADLRVGEGAVIGALFAYSRSEAEFDPDRSTAPSFVPASTSGEAETDSYFLTAFGSLDLGMGFWVDGSLGGGITRHTLTRRAVFQETTRTIAQTLGVLEGDTDGYELSATAGAGYDRQDGALSYGPYLRVRYVNTTLDGYAEDDPASSGLAMRYDEETQHSAVGVVGLRASYALSTGIGVVVPSVRVEWEHEYARNAFTTHQSFNRDGFANDYALRGDAPDRDYANVGAGVTAVLPGGWMAFAEYEGLFGYRDLARHRATAGLRVELR; encoded by the coding sequence GTGCGATCGATCGTCGGAGTCCTCGCGGCCGCGGCGCTGCTCGCGCCGGCCGCGCGAGCGCAGCACGCCCCGTTCCAGGCGTTCTTCGCGACGGTGTGCGCGGGCAGCCCGGGCGGCAGCCTGGCGACGCGCTGCGGCGAGACGCCGGGCGGTGCGGGCGACCTGTCCGGCGACAGTGAGCTCTCGCTCAACCCGAACCAGTCGCTCGCCGCGCACGACGCGTCGCAGGCGCGCGTGCGCCAGCTGAGCCAGGACATCGAGGAGCGGCTCGCGGCGCGGCGCGCCGACGAGGGCGCGAGCCTCGCCACGCCGATCGGCTTCATCCTGAACGGCCGCTACACGCGCAGCGAGCGCGACCGCAGCTTCGACGGCAGCCCGCTCCAGCCCGAGCCGCTGCAGCGCGAGCGCGGCTACACGGCGAACGAGGGGAGCGTGCAGGTCGGTGCGGACCTCCGCGTCGGCGAGGGCGCGGTGATCGGCGCGCTCTTCGCCTACTCGCGCAGCGAGGCCGAGTTCGACCCCGATCGCTCGACCGCGCCGAGCTTCGTGCCGGCGTCGACCTCGGGCGAGGCCGAGACCGACAGCTACTTCCTCACCGCCTTCGGCTCGCTCGACCTCGGCATGGGCTTCTGGGTCGACGGCAGCCTCGGCGGCGGCATCACGCGCCACACGCTCACGCGCCGCGCGGTCTTCCAGGAGACGACGCGCACCATCGCGCAGACGCTCGGCGTGCTCGAGGGCGACACGGACGGCTACGAGCTCTCCGCGACGGCGGGCGCGGGCTACGACCGCCAGGACGGCGCGCTCTCGTACGGCCCCTACCTGCGCGTGCGCTACGTGAACACGACGCTCGATGGCTATGCGGAGGACGACCCCGCGTCCTCGGGGCTCGCGATGCGCTACGACGAGGAGACGCAGCACTCGGCCGTCGGCGTCGTCGGCCTGCGCGCGAGCTATGCGCTCAGCACCGGCATCGGCGTCGTCGTCCCGTCCGTGCGCGTCGAGTGGGAGCACGAGTACGCGCGCAATGCGTTCACGACGCACCAGTCGTTCAACCGCGACGGCTTCGCGAACGACTACGCGCTGCGCGGCGACGCGCCCGACCGCGACTACGCGAACGTCGGCGCGGGCGTGACCGCGGTGCTACCGGGCGGGTGGATGGCCTTCGCCGAGTACGAGGGCCTCTTCGGCTACCGCGATCTCGCCCGCCACCGCGCGACCGCCGGCCTGCGCGTCGAGCTGCGCTGA
- a CDS encoding NADPH:quinone oxidoreductase family protein, producing MGETMRAWQTVRAGTPREALALRGDAPVPAPREGTVLVDVAAAGIGLPDALMCEARYALTPPLPFTQGQEVAGRIAALGPGAEGLRVGERVMAVTSFFTGHGSFAERCLGLADFCLPVPDDMSDAEAACFLIPLHTAYIGLVQRARLAKGETLLVLGASGGTGSAAVQVGRALGARVIAAAGGPEKARYCAEQGAHDVVDHRAEDVAKVVQALTDGRGADVVYDPVGGDAFRAATRCIAHEGRLLAVGFASGSWGTVDTAHLVNRNYSVLGVMPSGYDVAFKRAAQERLVGWWREGRVGVAVDELVAFEALPDALERLVANRVRGKLALAVREDATRSPARTPARA from the coding sequence ATGGGCGAGACGATGCGCGCGTGGCAGACGGTGCGGGCGGGAACGCCGCGCGAGGCGCTCGCCCTGCGCGGCGACGCGCCCGTTCCCGCGCCGCGCGAGGGCACGGTGCTCGTCGACGTCGCGGCCGCCGGCATCGGCCTGCCCGACGCGCTCATGTGCGAGGCTCGTTATGCGCTGACGCCGCCGCTCCCGTTCACGCAGGGGCAGGAGGTCGCGGGCCGCATCGCGGCGCTCGGGCCGGGCGCGGAGGGCCTGCGCGTCGGCGAGCGCGTGATGGCGGTGACGAGCTTCTTCACCGGCCACGGGAGCTTCGCCGAGCGGTGCCTCGGGCTCGCCGACTTCTGCCTGCCCGTGCCCGACGACATGAGCGACGCCGAGGCCGCGTGCTTCCTGATCCCGCTCCACACGGCGTACATCGGGCTCGTGCAGCGCGCGCGCCTCGCGAAGGGCGAGACGCTGCTCGTGCTCGGCGCGTCGGGCGGCACGGGCTCGGCCGCCGTGCAGGTCGGCCGCGCGCTCGGCGCGCGCGTGATCGCGGCGGCGGGCGGGCCGGAGAAGGCGCGCTACTGCGCCGAGCAGGGCGCGCACGACGTCGTCGACCACCGCGCGGAGGACGTCGCGAAGGTCGTGCAGGCGCTCACGGACGGGCGCGGCGCCGACGTCGTCTACGACCCCGTCGGCGGCGACGCCTTCCGCGCCGCGACGCGCTGCATCGCGCACGAGGGGCGGCTGCTCGCCGTCGGGTTCGCGAGCGGCAGCTGGGGCACCGTCGACACCGCGCACCTCGTGAACCGCAACTACTCGGTGCTCGGCGTGATGCCGAGCGGCTACGACGTGGCCTTCAAGCGCGCCGCGCAGGAGCGCCTCGTCGGCTGGTGGCGCGAGGGGCGCGTCGGCGTCGCGGTCGACGAGCTCGTCGCGTTCGAGGCGCTCCCCGACGCGCTCGAGCGGCTCGTCGCGAACCGCGTGCGCGGGAAGCTCGCACTCGCCGTGCGCGAGGATGCGACGCGGTCGCCCGCGCGCACGCCGGCGCGCGCGTGA
- a CDS encoding caspase family protein: MTARLGRRRAAPARRLDRARGRAFLVASLLVASALAGLAGAADAEGGRRRALLVGINDYQAVPDLNGALNDVAAVREVLVSRFAFAPEDVRVVTDAAATRAGILAELDALAERAQPGDVVYVHYSGHGSQVTDLGGDEADGLDETLVPQDGRTPGVPDITDDELGERFARLADTRLVVTLDSCHSGTATRGASALRTRFVAPDERRELYAATATRGVVATDGGDHLLLAGAASHQEALDGPIDGSSYGLFSYALARSLATAPPDATARGLFDHVQRELERIKAQLGLDDLPEPQLEGRPEQIDTALLPPAAAESDRPRLAWVSALPEEGGAVRLVRGSGLGARPGSVWAVYPEGERAFAPGGAQLEVVVERLDRAGAPGAAADAIARPTSDEATPLLAPGRAVAIAPAPAVAAVAVRWDDADAERRARMTAAALDALPELELVGDASFARFAVGATADAIEVRGADGRALVARHALPASRDDERSVARALAALFARSLTAAELLSISNDAAALGLRVGIAGRPPTESAPGERPQTEVVRTSSAAPELRIRREGEPRSADNSLWLEVEASEACSLVVVDVDTEGRVALLFPNAISEASGFVPGGRIEPASAVRIPDSLGADNTAGFFLDYVPPTGTDTVRAFCFRDARAAGALRDAIGALEAELRTRGAARGGERSAVRRVLLGELAPALARAAARGIAVVAAEPDAPAPPPEPAPTPEPEPAAEGAAVAPEAAPEPAAPKPSPDWAAASLTLSIVD; the protein is encoded by the coding sequence ATGACCGCTCGCCTCGGCCGCCGCCGCGCTGCACCGGCGCGGCGCCTCGATCGCGCGCGCGGGCGGGCGTTCCTCGTCGCGTCGCTCCTCGTCGCGTCCGCGCTCGCAGGGCTCGCCGGCGCGGCCGACGCCGAAGGCGGCCGACGCCGCGCGCTGCTCGTCGGCATCAACGACTACCAGGCCGTGCCCGACCTGAACGGCGCGCTGAACGACGTCGCCGCGGTGCGCGAGGTGCTCGTCTCGCGCTTCGCGTTCGCGCCGGAGGACGTCCGCGTCGTGACCGACGCGGCGGCGACGCGCGCGGGCATCCTCGCCGAGCTCGACGCGCTGGCCGAGCGCGCGCAGCCCGGCGACGTCGTCTACGTCCACTACTCCGGTCACGGGTCGCAGGTCACCGACCTCGGCGGCGACGAGGCCGACGGGCTCGACGAGACGCTCGTTCCGCAGGACGGCCGCACGCCCGGCGTTCCCGACATCACCGACGACGAGCTCGGCGAGCGGTTCGCGCGTCTCGCGGACACGCGGCTCGTCGTCACGCTCGACTCCTGCCACTCGGGCACCGCGACGCGCGGCGCGAGCGCGCTGCGCACGCGCTTCGTCGCGCCCGACGAGCGCCGCGAGCTCTACGCGGCGACGGCGACGCGCGGCGTCGTCGCGACCGACGGCGGCGACCACCTGCTGCTCGCGGGTGCGGCCTCGCACCAGGAGGCGCTCGACGGCCCGATCGACGGCAGCTCGTACGGGCTCTTCTCGTACGCGCTCGCGCGCAGCCTCGCGACGGCACCGCCGGATGCGACCGCGCGCGGCCTGTTCGACCACGTGCAGCGCGAGCTCGAGCGCATCAAGGCGCAGCTCGGCCTCGACGACCTGCCCGAGCCGCAGCTCGAGGGGCGGCCGGAGCAGATCGACACCGCGCTGCTGCCGCCGGCCGCGGCGGAGAGCGACCGGCCGCGCCTCGCGTGGGTCTCCGCCCTTCCCGAGGAAGGCGGCGCGGTGCGCCTCGTGCGCGGGAGCGGGCTCGGCGCGCGGCCGGGCTCGGTCTGGGCCGTGTATCCCGAAGGCGAGCGCGCGTTCGCTCCCGGCGGCGCGCAGCTCGAGGTCGTCGTCGAGCGGCTCGATCGCGCGGGTGCGCCGGGCGCGGCCGCCGACGCGATCGCGCGCCCGACGAGCGACGAAGCGACGCCGCTCCTCGCGCCGGGGCGCGCGGTCGCGATCGCGCCCGCGCCGGCGGTCGCCGCCGTCGCCGTGCGCTGGGACGACGCGGATGCCGAGCGGCGCGCGCGCATGACGGCCGCGGCCCTCGACGCGCTGCCCGAGCTCGAGCTCGTCGGCGACGCGTCGTTCGCGCGCTTCGCGGTCGGCGCGACGGCGGACGCGATCGAGGTGCGCGGCGCGGACGGCCGCGCGCTCGTCGCGCGCCACGCCCTGCCCGCGTCGCGCGACGACGAACGCTCGGTCGCGCGCGCGCTCGCGGCGCTGTTCGCGCGCTCGCTGACCGCGGCCGAGCTGCTCTCGATCTCGAACGACGCCGCGGCGCTCGGGCTGCGCGTCGGCATCGCCGGGCGGCCGCCCACCGAATCCGCGCCGGGCGAACGGCCCCAGACCGAGGTCGTGCGCACGTCGAGCGCGGCGCCCGAGCTCCGCATCCGGCGGGAGGGCGAGCCGCGCAGCGCCGACAACAGCCTGTGGCTCGAGGTCGAGGCGAGCGAGGCGTGCTCGCTCGTCGTCGTCGACGTCGACACGGAGGGCCGCGTCGCGCTGCTCTTCCCCAACGCGATCTCCGAGGCGAGCGGCTTCGTGCCCGGCGGCCGGATCGAGCCGGCGAGCGCCGTCCGCATTCCCGACTCGCTCGGCGCCGACAACACGGCGGGCTTCTTCCTCGACTACGTGCCGCCGACCGGCACCGACACGGTGCGCGCCTTCTGCTTCCGCGACGCGCGCGCGGCCGGCGCGCTGCGCGACGCGATCGGCGCGCTCGAGGCGGAGCTCCGCACGCGCGGCGCCGCGCGCGGTGGCGAGCGCAGCGCGGTGCGCCGCGTGCTGCTCGGCGAGCTCGCGCCCGCGCTCGCGCGCGCGGCCGCGCGCGGCATCGCGGTGGTCGCCGCCGAGCCGGACGCCCCGGCGCCGCCTCCCGAGCCCGCCCCGACGCCCGAGCCCGAGCCCGCGGCGGAGGGCGCGGCCGTCGCACCCGAGGCCGCCCCCGAGCCCGCCGCACCGAAGCCGAGCCCCGACTGGGCCGCGGCTTCGCTTACGCTCTCGATCGTGGACTGA
- a CDS encoding caspase family protein — protein MPRRLLPAVFAAVLAGFGSGPSCTSGPAVPLGAAPGDADDLLVVDCLLPPQIRALGQRVTYLAARRAVKTSAADCRAAGGEYVAHARANQASALAVWLPLAKQGDATAQHYVGEIFEKGLGLPPDYRAAAHWYALAAEQGYAPSQLNLGSLAERGLGVERDPAAAQRWYARAAGLGDDGVAFRAAEAPHASAEDARAHAERERRIDELERALAAARAELERAAAARDELERAAATRDEELERAAAARDARRDDDDARADELDARDRALREERADLAREKEAIAEERAELARANATERAERARANERERAELARAKERERAELARSRDALGEERDAVERARAELAAARAELANERDAIDAARRALAEANDAAASAGERDRQRADGELAERRRALESAERQVERARAETARASAELAQREASLARSERERAESDAALDALRAQVDRLRTELGAATEERERAASAAAAVAPADVELAGPSIHLIDPPIPLQRGVAVTPAASDAGARLVVARVDAPAGLLAVTVNEREVEPTARGVVRARVDVPPGGLDVRIVAIDERGQRAQRELRFGAPEATRAPARAPAARPALDFGTYHALVIGNEAYRHLPRLQTAGEDARAIARVLADRYGFEVELALDASRYEILSKLNALRARLTERDNLVVYYAGHGELDRANMRGHWLPIDAEPDSSANWISNVAITDVLNAMAAKHVLVIADSCYSGSLTRSSLARLEAGSTPQARLAWQRAMLGKRSRTALTSGGLQPVLDAGGGAHSIFARALLDVLERNEEVLEGQAIHQELAARVVWAAEDVRFEQTPQYAPIRFAGHEAGEFFFVPRGGSAQLDAQAGGRAVAGEIAVAEEALVLGEGHPPAR, from the coding sequence ATGCCGCGACGCCTCCTTCCCGCCGTGTTCGCCGCCGTGCTCGCGGGCTTCGGAAGCGGCCCGTCCTGCACGTCCGGCCCGGCGGTGCCGCTCGGCGCCGCACCCGGGGACGCGGACGACCTGCTCGTCGTCGACTGCCTGCTCCCGCCGCAGATCCGCGCGCTCGGCCAGCGCGTAACCTATCTCGCCGCGCGCCGCGCCGTGAAGACGAGCGCCGCGGACTGCCGCGCCGCGGGCGGCGAGTACGTCGCGCACGCGCGCGCGAACCAGGCGTCGGCGCTCGCGGTCTGGCTTCCGCTCGCGAAGCAGGGCGACGCCACCGCGCAGCACTACGTCGGCGAGATCTTCGAGAAGGGTCTCGGCCTGCCGCCCGACTACCGCGCCGCCGCGCACTGGTACGCGCTCGCGGCCGAGCAGGGCTACGCCCCTTCGCAGCTCAACCTCGGGAGCCTGGCCGAGCGCGGACTCGGCGTGGAGCGCGACCCCGCGGCCGCGCAGCGCTGGTACGCGCGCGCGGCGGGGCTCGGCGACGACGGCGTCGCCTTCCGCGCCGCCGAGGCGCCGCACGCGAGCGCCGAGGACGCGCGCGCCCACGCCGAGCGCGAGCGCCGCATCGACGAGCTCGAGCGCGCGCTCGCCGCCGCGCGCGCGGAGCTCGAACGCGCCGCGGCCGCTCGCGACGAGCTCGAACGCGCGGCCGCCACTCGCGACGAAGAGCTCGAACGCGCCGCGGCCGCGCGGGACGCGCGGCGGGACGACGACGACGCGCGCGCGGACGAGCTCGACGCCCGCGACCGCGCCCTCCGCGAGGAGCGCGCCGACCTCGCGCGCGAGAAGGAAGCGATCGCCGAGGAGCGCGCCGAGCTGGCGCGCGCGAACGCAACCGAGCGCGCCGAGCGCGCGCGCGCGAACGAACGGGAGCGCGCCGAGCTGGCGCGCGCCAAAGAACGGGAGCGCGCCGAGCTCGCGCGTTCCCGGGACGCGCTCGGCGAGGAGCGCGACGCGGTCGAGCGCGCGCGGGCCGAGCTCGCGGCCGCGCGCGCCGAGCTCGCGAACGAGCGCGATGCGATCGACGCGGCGCGCCGCGCGCTCGCGGAGGCGAACGACGCCGCGGCGAGCGCGGGCGAGCGCGACCGGCAGCGCGCGGACGGCGAGCTCGCGGAGCGACGCCGCGCGCTCGAGTCGGCCGAGCGGCAGGTCGAGCGGGCACGCGCCGAGACGGCCCGCGCGAGCGCCGAGCTCGCGCAGCGCGAGGCGTCGCTCGCGCGCAGCGAGCGCGAGCGCGCCGAGAGCGACGCCGCGCTCGACGCGCTGCGCGCGCAGGTCGACCGGCTGCGCACCGAGCTCGGTGCCGCGACCGAGGAGCGCGAGCGCGCGGCGTCGGCGGCCGCGGCCGTCGCGCCCGCCGACGTCGAGCTCGCCGGGCCGTCGATCCACCTGATCGATCCGCCGATCCCCCTGCAGCGCGGCGTCGCCGTGACGCCGGCGGCGAGCGACGCGGGCGCGCGCCTCGTGGTGGCGCGCGTCGACGCGCCGGCCGGGCTGCTCGCCGTCACGGTGAACGAGCGCGAGGTCGAGCCGACGGCGCGCGGCGTCGTGCGCGCGCGCGTCGACGTCCCGCCCGGCGGGCTCGACGTGCGCATCGTCGCGATCGACGAGCGCGGACAGCGCGCGCAGCGCGAGCTGCGCTTCGGCGCGCCTGAAGCCACGCGCGCGCCGGCGCGCGCGCCCGCCGCGCGGCCCGCGCTCGACTTCGGCACCTATCACGCGCTCGTCATCGGCAACGAGGCCTATCGCCACCTGCCGCGGCTGCAGACGGCCGGCGAGGACGCGCGCGCGATCGCGCGGGTGCTCGCCGATCGCTACGGCTTCGAGGTCGAGCTCGCACTCGACGCGTCGCGCTACGAGATCCTGTCGAAGCTGAACGCGCTGCGCGCGCGGCTGACCGAGCGCGACAACCTCGTCGTCTACTACGCCGGCCACGGCGAGCTCGACCGCGCCAACATGCGCGGCCACTGGCTGCCGATCGACGCCGAGCCCGACTCGAGCGCGAACTGGATCTCGAACGTCGCGATCACGGACGTGCTGAACGCGATGGCGGCGAAGCACGTGCTCGTGATCGCCGACTCGTGCTATTCGGGCTCGCTCACGCGCTCGTCGCTCGCGCGGCTCGAGGCCGGGTCGACGCCGCAGGCGCGGCTCGCCTGGCAGCGCGCGATGCTCGGGAAGCGCTCGCGCACCGCGCTCACGTCGGGCGGCCTCCAGCCCGTGCTCGACGCGGGCGGCGGCGCGCACTCGATCTTCGCGCGCGCGCTGCTCGACGTGCTCGAGCGCAACGAAGAGGTGCTCGAGGGGCAGGCCATCCACCAGGAGCTGGCCGCGCGCGTCGTGTGGGCGGCCGAGGACGTGCGCTTCGAGCAGACGCCGCAGTACGCGCCGATCCGCTTCGCCGGCCACGAGGCCGGCGAGTTCTTCTTCGTGCCGCGGGGAGGCTCAGCGCAGCTCGACGCGCAGGCCGGCGGTCGCGCGGTGGCGGGCGAGATCGCGGTAGCCGAAGAGGCCCTCGTACTCGGCGAAGGCCATCCACCCGCCCGGTAG
- a CDS encoding DUF4384 domain-containing protein — translation MDAQRLPAPVRDGARARPRARRAHRLVAALVAASLVAACQTVEEYLPALVIAGGAAASVLALNHYDDPNYAVAAVSVVTTLTPLAYGAAGSYIDLRRRQREMAELQAIEAEIRAEYARTQAEAGAPAPAGAPAVATTSAPAGPPQWGTASDAAPGEGAPSWGTVDDAPSPAVATLAPGGAPALPAPGGAPGSAPASAPGAGAAAGASPWGDLYPKPGVVARGVDAPLALDVAVARRTAGGLEALADGAVVYDGVGDGEAADALRVFARPSADAYVYVIAIDSVGRVQALHPTSLPAAPVPAGATLSLPGAAHWYGLDRHAGLEHVYFYASTERSAELEASLTPLVGRPLPRVEGRVHTVSERTVLETPAVAARGLTGATAAEPALVAGGDAPVALARHVEVAAGNGVAATRVLDHR, via the coding sequence GTGGATGCACAACGACTCCCCGCTCCGGTGCGCGACGGCGCGCGCGCGCGGCCGCGCGCGCGCCGCGCACACCGGCTCGTCGCGGCGCTCGTCGCGGCGTCGCTCGTCGCCGCCTGCCAGACGGTCGAGGAGTACCTGCCCGCGCTCGTGATCGCGGGCGGAGCCGCCGCGAGCGTGCTCGCGCTCAACCACTACGACGATCCGAACTACGCCGTCGCCGCGGTCAGCGTCGTCACGACGCTCACGCCGCTCGCCTACGGTGCGGCCGGCTCGTACATCGATCTGCGTCGCCGCCAGCGCGAGATGGCCGAGCTGCAGGCGATCGAGGCGGAGATCCGCGCGGAGTACGCGCGCACGCAGGCCGAGGCGGGCGCGCCCGCTCCTGCGGGTGCTCCCGCCGTCGCGACGACGAGCGCGCCGGCAGGCCCGCCGCAGTGGGGCACGGCGAGCGACGCCGCGCCGGGCGAAGGCGCGCCGAGCTGGGGCACGGTCGACGATGCGCCGTCGCCCGCGGTCGCGACGCTCGCGCCCGGCGGCGCACCCGCCCTGCCCGCTCCCGGCGGCGCTCCGGGCAGTGCGCCCGCCAGCGCGCCGGGCGCCGGCGCGGCGGCCGGCGCGAGCCCGTGGGGCGACCTGTATCCGAAGCCCGGCGTCGTCGCGCGCGGCGTCGACGCGCCGCTCGCCCTCGACGTCGCGGTCGCGCGGCGCACGGCCGGCGGGCTCGAGGCGCTCGCCGATGGCGCGGTCGTGTACGACGGCGTCGGCGACGGCGAAGCGGCCGACGCGCTGCGCGTCTTCGCGCGCCCGTCGGCCGACGCCTACGTGTACGTGATCGCGATCGACTCGGTCGGCCGCGTGCAGGCGCTCCACCCGACGAGCCTGCCCGCGGCGCCGGTGCCCGCCGGCGCGACGCTGTCGCTCCCCGGGGCCGCGCACTGGTACGGGCTCGACCGCCACGCGGGTCTCGAGCACGTGTACTTCTACGCGTCGACCGAGCGGAGCGCCGAGCTCGAGGCGAGCCTCACTCCGCTCGTGGGGCGGCCGCTCCCGCGCGTCGAGGGCCGCGTGCACACGGTGAGCGAGCGGACCGTGCTCGAGACGCCCGCGGTCGCGGCGCGCGGGCTCACGGGCGCGACGGCGGCGGAGCCCGCGCTCGTCGCGGGCGGCGACGCCCCCGTCGCGCTCGCCCGCCACGTCGAGGTGGCCGCCGGAAACGGCGTCGCCGCGACGCGCGTGCTCGACCATCGTTAG
- a CDS encoding CoA transferase, which yields MSGAPSRVAPGPCAGLRVLDLTSVISGPLCTQALGDLGADVIKVEAPAGDPARYSGGPFREPGFSGFVAQLNRNKRSIVVDLKSEEGCALVRELAAAVDVVAENFRPGVMERLGLGWDALRARNPALVYLSINGFGADGPYAGLPAYDMVMQGLVGLMPEQGGDGPPALVQGSVADKSTALTAVSGVLAALLARERDPARRGQRVEVAMIDAYAAFALPDAMMSRSFPPLAGDASVASSYFRAWETADGHVVGVVIEDAQLAALCRALGRPDVAADPRFAKRAERFANYAALAAVLADEIRRHATADFVARAREEGAPFAPVNDVDAFLADAHVRHRGTVTEQDDPRFGPVRYLKPAIGLERTPASIARHAPRQGEHTDEVLRELGVDDARIAALRASGAIR from the coding sequence GTGAGCGGCGCCCCTTCCCGCGTCGCGCCGGGCCCGTGCGCGGGCCTGCGCGTGCTCGACCTCACGTCGGTGATCTCGGGACCGCTCTGCACGCAGGCGCTCGGCGACCTCGGCGCCGACGTGATCAAGGTCGAGGCGCCGGCCGGCGACCCCGCGCGCTACAGCGGCGGCCCGTTCCGCGAGCCCGGCTTCTCGGGCTTCGTCGCCCAGCTCAACCGCAACAAGCGCAGCATCGTCGTCGACCTGAAGAGCGAAGAGGGGTGCGCGCTCGTGCGCGAGCTCGCCGCGGCGGTGGACGTCGTCGCCGAGAACTTCCGGCCGGGCGTGATGGAGCGACTCGGGCTCGGCTGGGACGCGCTGCGCGCGCGCAACCCCGCGCTCGTCTACCTCTCGATCAACGGCTTCGGGGCGGACGGCCCGTACGCCGGCCTGCCCGCCTACGACATGGTGATGCAGGGGCTCGTCGGCCTGATGCCCGAGCAGGGCGGCGACGGCCCGCCCGCGCTCGTGCAGGGGAGCGTCGCCGACAAGAGCACGGCGCTCACCGCGGTGTCGGGCGTGCTCGCCGCGCTGCTCGCGCGCGAGCGCGACCCAGCGCGGCGCGGGCAGCGCGTCGAGGTCGCGATGATCGACGCCTACGCCGCGTTCGCGCTGCCCGACGCGATGATGTCGCGCTCGTTCCCCCCGCTCGCCGGCGACGCGAGCGTCGCGTCGAGCTACTTCCGCGCGTGGGAGACGGCGGACGGCCACGTCGTCGGCGTCGTGATCGAGGACGCGCAGCTCGCCGCGCTGTGCCGCGCGCTCGGGCGGCCCGACGTCGCCGCCGACCCGCGCTTCGCGAAGCGCGCGGAGCGCTTCGCGAACTACGCCGCGCTCGCAGCCGTGCTCGCCGACGAGATCCGGCGGCACGCGACCGCCGACTTCGTCGCGCGCGCGCGCGAGGAGGGCGCGCCGTTCGCGCCCGTGAACGACGTCGACGCGTTCCTCGCCGACGCGCACGTGCGCCACCGGGGCACGGTGACCGAGCAGGACGACCCGCGCTTCGGCCCGGTGCGCTACCTCAAGCCCGCGATCGGGCTCGAGCGCACGCCCGCGTCGATCGCGCGCCACGCGCCCCGCCAGGGCGAGCACACCGACGAGGTGCTGCGCGAGCTCGGCGTCGACGACGCGCGCATCGCCGCGCTGCGCGCGAGCGGCGCGATCCGCTAG